A genomic window from Ascaphus truei isolate aAscTru1 chromosome 1, aAscTru1.hap1, whole genome shotgun sequence includes:
- the HAND2 gene encoding heart- and neural crest derivatives-expressed protein 2 isoform X1: MGGTALDLTSQMRETCWWDAAAAHSPGQTGGAAAEMSLVGGFPHHPAVHHDGYPFAAAAAAAAAASRCHEENPYFHGWLISHPEMSPPDYSMAPSYSPEYANGAAGLDHSHYGGVPGSGGLMQRPVKRRGTANRKERRRTQSINSAFAELRECIPNVPADTKLSKIKTLRLATSYIAYLMDLLAKDEQLGVETEAFKAEIKKTDVKEEKRKKELNELLKTTVSSNDKKTKGRTGWPQHVWALELKQ, from the exons ATGGGAGGGACCGCGCTGGACCTAACCTCACAGATGAGAGAA ACCTGCTGGTGGGACGCAGCAGCCGCCCACAGCCCAGGCCAGACAGGAGGTGCAGCCGCTGAGATGAGTTTAGTTGGCGGGTTTCCCCACCACCCCGCGGTGCACCACGATGGTTACCCCTTCGCCGCCGCCgcagccgccgccgccgccgccagccGCTGCCACGAGGAGAACCCGTACTTCCACGGCTGGCTCATCAGCCACCCGGAGATGTCCCCCCCCGACTACAGCATGGCACCGTCCTACAGCCCGGAGTACGCCAATGGGGCGGCCGGGCTGGACCACTCCCATTACGGGGGTGTCCCGGGGAGCGGGGGGTTGATGCAGCGGCCTGTGAAGCGCAGGGGGACGGCGAACCGCAAGGAGAGGCGCAGGACTCAGAGCATCAACAGCGCCTTCGCCGAGCTGCGGGAGTGCATCCCCAACGTGCCGGCCGACACCAAGCTGTCCAAGATCAAGACGCTGCGCCTGGCCACCAGCTACATCGCCTACCTCATGGACCTGCTCGCCAAGGACGAGCAGCTGGGGGTGGAGACCGAGGCCTTCAAGGCAGAGATCAAGAAGACAGACGTGAAGGAAGAGAAGAGGAAGAAAGAGCTG AATGAACTCTTGAAAACCACAGTTAGCAGCAACGATAAGAAAACCAAAGGGAGAACTGGCTGGCCTCAGCATGTCTGGGCTCTAGAGCTTAAACAGTGA
- the HAND2 gene encoding heart- and neural crest derivatives-expressed protein 2 isoform X2, with the protein MSLVGGFPHHPAVHHDGYPFAAAAAAAAAASRCHEENPYFHGWLISHPEMSPPDYSMAPSYSPEYANGAAGLDHSHYGGVPGSGGLMQRPVKRRGTANRKERRRTQSINSAFAELRECIPNVPADTKLSKIKTLRLATSYIAYLMDLLAKDEQLGVETEAFKAEIKKTDVKEEKRKKELNELLKTTVSSNDKKTKGRTGWPQHVWALELKQ; encoded by the exons ATGAGTTTAGTTGGCGGGTTTCCCCACCACCCCGCGGTGCACCACGATGGTTACCCCTTCGCCGCCGCCgcagccgccgccgccgccgccagccGCTGCCACGAGGAGAACCCGTACTTCCACGGCTGGCTCATCAGCCACCCGGAGATGTCCCCCCCCGACTACAGCATGGCACCGTCCTACAGCCCGGAGTACGCCAATGGGGCGGCCGGGCTGGACCACTCCCATTACGGGGGTGTCCCGGGGAGCGGGGGGTTGATGCAGCGGCCTGTGAAGCGCAGGGGGACGGCGAACCGCAAGGAGAGGCGCAGGACTCAGAGCATCAACAGCGCCTTCGCCGAGCTGCGGGAGTGCATCCCCAACGTGCCGGCCGACACCAAGCTGTCCAAGATCAAGACGCTGCGCCTGGCCACCAGCTACATCGCCTACCTCATGGACCTGCTCGCCAAGGACGAGCAGCTGGGGGTGGAGACCGAGGCCTTCAAGGCAGAGATCAAGAAGACAGACGTGAAGGAAGAGAAGAGGAAGAAAGAGCTG AATGAACTCTTGAAAACCACAGTTAGCAGCAACGATAAGAAAACCAAAGGGAGAACTGGCTGGCCTCAGCATGTCTGGGCTCTAGAGCTTAAACAGTGA